One genomic segment of Helicobacter enhydrae includes these proteins:
- the fdh3B gene encoding formate dehydrogenase FDH3 subunit beta → MTEGFVSQSRIKFYCDENRCIDCHGCDVACKEAHHLPVGINRRRVITLNDGIEGKEKSVSIACMHCSDAPCAKVCPVDCFYVREDGIVLHDKKTCIGCGYCLYACPFGAPQFPKSDIFGSRGAMDKCTFCAGGPEETHSQEEYKLYGQNRIAEGKVPVCAAMCSTKALLAGSSDEVSDIIAQRAIARGSGTPSVPYTWSKAYGG, encoded by the coding sequence ATGACTGAAGGTTTTGTTTCTCAAAGTCGGATTAAATTTTATTGCGATGAAAATCGTTGTATCGATTGTCACGGATGTGATGTTGCCTGTAAAGAGGCTCATCATTTGCCTGTAGGTATCAATCGCCGTCGTGTGATCACACTCAATGACGGGATTGAGGGCAAAGAAAAAAGTGTCTCTATTGCTTGTATGCATTGTTCTGACGCACCTTGTGCCAAAGTTTGTCCTGTGGATTGTTTCTATGTGCGTGAAGATGGCATAGTCTTGCACGACAAAAAAACTTGTATCGGATGTGGATATTGTCTATATGCTTGTCCTTTTGGGGCACCACAATTTCCAAAATCAGATATTTTTGGCTCAAGAGGGGCGATGGACAAATGCACATTCTGTGCTGGAGGTCCTGAAGAGACACATTCTCAAGAAGAATACAAACTCTACGGACAGAATCGTATCGCAGAGGGCAAAGTCCCTGTGTGTGCAGCAATGTGTTCAACCAAAGCTTTGCTTGCAGGAAGTAGTGATGAGGTGAGCGACATTATCGCTCAAAGAGCGATTGCTAGAGGAAGTGGAACGCCATCTGTCCCTTATACTTGGTCCAAAGCGTATGGTGGATGA
- a CDS encoding molybdopterin-dependent oxidoreductase, with the protein MSEYIAQTFSPLRASRRSFLKMSALGVGAGIASLNASEGVVRQATQEELKEAYPDSQKIKTICTICSVGCGIIAEVKNGTWVRQEVAQDHPVSLGGHCSKGADMIDMVRSAKRVKYPMKKENGEWKRISWEQAFDEIGSKLASLKNEHGADSVQFFGSAKVSNEQCYYIRKFSTMFGTNNIDHQARLUHSSTVAGVANTFGYGAMTNHLGDIQHSKAIIIFGANPAVNHPVGFQHFLKAKERNGAKLIVIDPRFTRTAAKADMFIQIRGGTDIAFIYGMLNLIFKNKWEDQSFIADRTFGIEAIKEEAKKYPPSVVADICGVTEKQLMEVTKLYAHTRPGTLVWAMGLTQHSIGTGNTRIAPILQLVLGNMGRSGGGTNILRGHDNVQGATDLGCLSDSLPGYYGLSEGAFKHWAKVWQVDYEWLKSQFDPATMNKAGFTLSRWWQGVLQEEEIHNGKSGKIRGLFCLGNGLISTAQTNKVAQALNELELFVVVDPFPHDAIAYTQKSDGVYLLPAASQMETSGSVTATNRSGQWRFQVVKPLYESKPDEEILFELAKRLGFYEEFTRALGDGKGNFVWPDDATREINYGMKTIGLSGWTPERLKEHTLNWHLFDSVTLKGRGPLQDSFYGLPWPCWNEKHPGTPNLYNISIPVMQGGMGFRNNFGLEQELDGKKYNMLASQGSVPPKSSQKGGYPEITADNIEELTGKKLTAKEKEIVKGKNWKTDLSMTLVNKALEAGLCPYGNARARMYVSTWVDKIPLHREPIHTPRPDLIAKYPTYPDQPNQFRVATKFASLQKDWTKEFPLQLNTARIVTHSGQGIEARVSLALTEINPEMYCQIHPNTAGNYGVNEGDFVWIHSPEGFKAKVKVRLSYSVKENVVFAPFHWAGVMQGESLEAYYPQGYVPYSIGESINGVTNYGYDIVTQIPETKCGLCRIQKA; encoded by the coding sequence ATGAGTGAATATATCGCACAGACTTTTTCACCCCTCAGAGCATCGCGTCGTAGTTTTTTGAAGATGAGTGCTTTGGGTGTTGGTGCAGGAATTGCATCGTTGAATGCAAGTGAGGGCGTTGTAAGACAAGCAACACAAGAGGAACTCAAAGAGGCTTATCCAGATAGCCAAAAAATCAAAACAATCTGCACGATTTGTTCTGTAGGTTGTGGAATCATCGCAGAGGTCAAAAATGGCACTTGGGTGCGTCAAGAAGTCGCTCAAGATCACCCTGTGAGCCTTGGAGGACATTGCTCTAAGGGTGCAGATATGATTGATATGGTGCGTAGTGCCAAAAGAGTCAAGTATCCGATGAAAAAAGAAAACGGGGAGTGGAAAAGAATCTCGTGGGAACAAGCCTTTGATGAGATTGGATCTAAACTTGCAAGTCTCAAAAATGAGCACGGAGCTGATAGTGTCCAATTCTTTGGAAGTGCCAAAGTGAGCAATGAGCAATGTTATTACATTCGCAAATTCTCAACTATGTTTGGCACCAACAATATCGATCATCAAGCGCGTCTCTGACATAGCTCTACAGTCGCCGGTGTGGCGAATACATTTGGTTATGGAGCTATGACAAACCATCTTGGAGATATTCAACACTCTAAGGCAATTATCATTTTTGGAGCCAACCCTGCAGTCAATCACCCTGTTGGATTCCAACATTTCCTCAAGGCAAAAGAGAGAAATGGAGCCAAGCTCATCGTGATTGATCCGCGTTTCACAAGAACCGCAGCCAAAGCTGATATGTTTATCCAGATTCGCGGTGGGACAGATATTGCTTTCATTTATGGAATGCTCAATCTGATTTTCAAAAACAAATGGGAAGATCAATCATTTATCGCAGATCGCACATTTGGAATCGAAGCAATCAAAGAAGAGGCGAAAAAATACCCTCCAAGCGTAGTGGCAGACATTTGTGGAGTGACTGAAAAGCAACTGATGGAAGTCACGAAACTCTATGCACACACAAGACCGGGCACACTTGTTTGGGCGATGGGATTGACACAACACAGCATTGGGACAGGCAACACAAGAATCGCCCCTATTTTGCAACTTGTGCTTGGCAATATGGGACGCAGTGGTGGCGGCACAAACATCTTGAGGGGACACGACAATGTGCAAGGTGCGACAGATTTGGGTTGTCTCTCTGATAGTTTGCCCGGATATTATGGTTTGAGTGAGGGGGCGTTTAAACATTGGGCAAAAGTGTGGCAAGTGGATTATGAGTGGCTCAAAAGTCAATTTGATCCTGCAACAATGAATAAAGCAGGTTTTACGCTTTCTCGTTGGTGGCAAGGCGTATTGCAAGAGGAAGAAATCCACAATGGAAAATCAGGCAAGATTCGCGGACTTTTCTGTTTGGGCAATGGTTTGATTTCAACTGCACAGACCAACAAAGTCGCTCAAGCCCTTAATGAGCTAGAGCTGTTTGTCGTTGTTGATCCTTTCCCACATGATGCGATTGCTTATACTCAAAAAAGCGATGGAGTGTATCTGCTTCCTGCTGCTTCTCAAATGGAGACAAGTGGATCTGTGACTGCGACCAATCGTTCAGGGCAGTGGAGATTCCAAGTTGTCAAGCCTTTGTATGAGAGCAAACCTGATGAGGAGATCCTCTTTGAACTTGCGAAGCGTCTAGGGTTTTATGAGGAATTCACAAGAGCTCTAGGTGATGGCAAAGGCAATTTTGTGTGGCCCGATGATGCGACACGCGAGATTAATTATGGAATGAAAACCATCGGATTGAGTGGTTGGACTCCAGAGCGTCTCAAAGAGCATACACTCAATTGGCATCTTTTTGATTCTGTAACACTCAAGGGACGCGGACCTTTGCAAGATAGCTTCTATGGATTGCCTTGGCCCTGTTGGAATGAAAAACACCCGGGAACGCCAAACCTCTACAATATCAGTATCCCTGTGATGCAAGGCGGTATGGGATTTAGAAACAACTTTGGGTTGGAGCAAGAGTTGGATGGCAAAAAATACAATATGCTTGCATCTCAAGGCAGTGTGCCTCCAAAGTCGAGCCAAAAAGGTGGCTATCCAGAGATTACAGCAGACAATATCGAGGAGCTAACGGGCAAAAAACTCACAGCCAAAGAAAAAGAGATTGTCAAAGGTAAGAATTGGAAAACAGACTTGAGTATGACACTTGTCAATAAAGCACTTGAGGCAGGGCTTTGTCCTTATGGAAATGCAAGGGCTAGAATGTATGTCAGCACTTGGGTGGATAAAATCCCGTTGCATCGTGAGCCTATCCATACCCCACGCCCTGATTTGATTGCCAAATATCCAACTTATCCAGACCAACCCAATCAGTTTAGGGTGGCGACCAAATTTGCTTCTCTGCAAAAAGATTGGACCAAAGAGTTCCCATTGCAACTCAATACTGCAAGGATTGTGACTCATAGCGGACAAGGGATCGAAGCACGCGTAAGCTTGGCACTCACAGAAATCAATCCAGAAATGTATTGCCAAATCCACCCAAATACTGCCGGAAATTATGGAGTGAATGAGGGGGATTTTGTATGGATTCATAGTCCAGAGGGCTTCAAAGCAAAAGTCAAGGTGAGACTAAGCTATAGCGTCAAAGAAAATGTTGTGTTTGCTCCATTCCATTGGGCAGGAGTAATGCAGGGTGAGAGTTTGGAGGCGTATTATCCTCAAGGGTATGTGCCATACAGCATTGGGGAATCAATCAATGGTGTGACCAATTATGGCTATGACATCGTGACACAAATCCCTGAAACCAAATGCGGACTTTGCCGTATTCAAAAAGCATAA
- a CDS encoding twin-arginine translocation signal domain-containing protein encodes METNQFSQEKSRRDFLKNAGKTSAVIAVGGLALAGCANDKPRSQSGFATSTHKKKEVLYRSTKNWNSYYASAK; translated from the coding sequence ATGGAAACAAATCAATTTTCACAAGAAAAATCACGCCGTGATTTTTTGAAAAATGCTGGAAAAACTTCAGCAGTGATTGCCGTTGGTGGTTTGGCACTTGCAGGTTGTGCAAATGACAAACCAAGGAGTCAGAGTGGTTTTGCCACTTCAACACACAAGAAAAAAGAAGTTTTGTATAGAAGTACCAAGAATTGGAACTCTTACTATGCATCTGCAAAATAA
- a CDS encoding TorD/DmsD family molecular chaperone gives MKEEEIQINKARGMYYALLGMFFSYQSLSRHRQTAIAILEQIFANAINDQTQKDAQVLLNELEANGTARIEQEFDALFVDNFTYKCINLTASYYDEGWEFGEKCLKIRDLVLESEFRRNEEFVEPEDHLGFLLMFCSSLLEKANPCAIAMCQKIFAEILNDYVNFVVLETLKSKKAHFYKSVVKILGSFAEFERLYLDVTPPPLEEFVDLQDLKAQEKKAKWKKRVKADMDEDTLKQK, from the coding sequence ATGAAAGAGGAAGAGATACAGATCAACAAAGCACGAGGGATGTATTATGCCCTGCTTGGAATGTTTTTTAGCTACCAGTCTTTGTCCAGACATCGCCAAACCGCTATCGCGATTTTGGAGCAGATTTTTGCCAATGCGATCAATGATCAAACCCAAAAAGATGCACAAGTGTTGCTCAATGAGTTAGAAGCCAATGGCACTGCAAGAATCGAGCAAGAATTTGATGCTCTTTTTGTGGATAACTTCACTTACAAATGTATCAATCTCACGGCGAGTTATTATGATGAGGGGTGGGAGTTTGGGGAGAAATGCTTGAAGATTCGTGATTTGGTTTTGGAGAGTGAGTTTCGGCGTAATGAGGAGTTTGTGGAGCCTGAAGATCATCTTGGATTTTTGCTGATGTTTTGTTCTTCGTTGCTTGAAAAAGCCAATCCGTGTGCAATCGCAATGTGCCAAAAAATCTTTGCAGAAATTTTGAATGATTATGTGAATTTCGTGGTTTTGGAAACTTTGAAAAGCAAAAAGGCTCATTTCTATAAATCTGTAGTCAAGATTTTGGGGAGTTTCGCAGAGTTTGAACGCTTATACCTTGATGTGACTCCACCTCCTTTGGAGGAGTTTGTCGATTTGCAAGATTTGAAAGCACAAGAGAAAAAAGCAAAATGGAAAAAACGCGTCAAAGCTGATATGGATGAAGACACATTGAAACAAAAATAA
- a CDS encoding 4Fe-4S binding protein, producing MFNLTTTYHYAPELAEQFSEIHFNSHHNHHAISNLDKNCDMYAPEIDWYLSHSQDAPQVQLDKIYKMFQNRLAIYDNAPFKILEQEVGLKLLIIGYEGANSQELIDKSQALGFLPMLVHPSDIISVSGKIGEFEAVCRSETIRFDQAVLFVQNPTLEKFLGIVSVQDFYNVEEMLSLLLDRRGTYRYKTTILYNPNSCQYHHRRPDKNGEGYCHKCVDVCPSFGVDKNDNLMELVFSQIDCKGCGGCVATCPTGAIDFAPYTIDCLMQGLKYYRNTAVLLIPEEFLPLLQDYEIPSHLTPLIIPREKFPSELHLLSITQESGYGCIFFSPVVSRPSQEAIELVNAIYQNIFKQDAIWVANDVEALRKIEHLPQPIVQYSYAPSPNEHKRKHFAERLRFMVKDGDFGRVESGKSGKMIRYGTISVDAQKCTLCLSCVESCNVDCLTANHSKFSLQYKPYLCTTCGYCVETCPEDAIKLDLDGIALNPSWFEMQVVAQDEVFHCIECQKPIGSKRAIEKIKDKMAGFFASDSAKLRTLECCSDCKVKIMFKHHFEDEA from the coding sequence ATGTTTAATCTGACAACCACATACCATTACGCCCCAGAGCTTGCAGAGCAGTTTTCAGAAATCCACTTCAATTCTCACCATAACCATCACGCGATTTCCAATCTAGACAAAAATTGCGATATGTATGCCCCAGAGATTGATTGGTATCTCTCACATTCCCAAGACGCCCCACAAGTCCAGCTTGATAAAATTTACAAAATGTTTCAAAATCGCCTTGCAATTTATGACAATGCACCTTTTAAGATTCTAGAGCAAGAGGTGGGTTTGAAGCTTTTGATTATCGGCTATGAGGGTGCCAATAGCCAAGAGTTGATAGACAAATCACAGGCTTTGGGCTTTTTGCCTATGTTGGTCCATCCTAGTGACATCATCAGTGTGAGTGGCAAAATCGGAGAGTTTGAGGCTGTGTGTCGCAGTGAAACAATCCGATTTGATCAAGCGGTGCTATTTGTGCAAAACCCGACACTTGAGAAGTTTCTAGGCATTGTGAGCGTGCAGGATTTTTATAATGTAGAGGAGATGTTGAGCCTTTTGCTTGATAGAAGGGGGACATACCGCTACAAAACGACAATTTTATACAATCCAAATTCCTGCCAATACCATCACAGGCGTCCTGATAAAAACGGAGAGGGCTATTGCCACAAATGCGTAGATGTCTGCCCTTCTTTTGGGGTGGATAAAAATGACAATCTGATGGAGCTAGTGTTTTCGCAAATCGATTGCAAAGGCTGTGGGGGTTGTGTGGCGACTTGCCCTACGGGTGCGATTGATTTTGCTCCTTATACGATTGATTGCTTGATGCAGGGCTTGAAGTATTATCGCAACACAGCAGTGCTGTTGATACCTGAGGAGTTTTTGCCACTTCTGCAGGATTATGAGATCCCCTCCCATTTGACGCCTTTGATCATCCCTAGAGAGAAATTCCCTTCTGAGCTTCATTTGTTGAGTATCACTCAAGAGAGTGGCTATGGCTGTATATTTTTTTCACCAGTGGTTTCACGCCCATCACAAGAGGCGATTGAGCTAGTCAATGCGATTTATCAAAACATTTTCAAACAAGATGCAATTTGGGTGGCTAATGATGTGGAGGCTCTAAGAAAGATCGAGCATTTGCCCCAACCCATCGTGCAGTATTCTTATGCACCAAGCCCAAATGAGCACAAACGCAAACATTTTGCCGAGCGGTTGAGGTTTATGGTCAAAGATGGGGATTTTGGGCGTGTGGAGAGTGGCAAAAGTGGCAAAATGATACGCTATGGCACAATCAGCGTCGATGCACAAAAATGCACCTTGTGTTTGAGCTGTGTGGAGTCTTGCAATGTCGATTGTCTCACTGCCAATCATTCCAAATTTTCACTCCAATACAAACCCTATCTTTGCACGACTTGCGGGTATTGTGTGGAGACTTGTCCAGAAGATGCGATCAAGCTTGATTTGGATGGTATCGCACTCAATCCCTCTTGGTTTGAGATGCAAGTCGTCGCACAAGATGAGGTTTTCCATTGTATCGAGTGCCAAAAACCCATAGGCTCCAAAAGGGCGATTGAGAAAATCAAAGACAAAATGGCAGGGTTTTTTGCTTCTGATTCTGCCAAGCTTAGGACTTTGGAATGCTGCAGTGATTGCAAGGTCAAGATTATGTTTAAACACCATTTTGAGGATGAGGCATGA
- a CDS encoding ABC transporter permease, which produces MKLAFFLLPKYLKLDRTQPFIFVTALLAFLGIGIGVMVLCVAMAIMNGVSKEFREKIMLMNYPLSVKSLKGALVPQDLLYSLQIEFPDLRFSPYVRSHALIKTPYGINPAVIFGVDFAQESEINPILKQTLVDTNAQDLKDFGLVLGREFDEGFGIKPKQKVILFFTELVPHSIGFTPVSKRFEVQGFFHSGIGAYDRAYGYTSLQSLQKVRNIADNLYDGIHIDSAQPLQDYERIAKFLKQRFGYSYYVEGWWHQNGNLFSAMELEKRALFIVLLLIILMASLNIISSLLMVIMNRRKEIALLLSMGASQKEIKKSFFVLGNSIGMAGILFGFVLAFVAMKILDKFPIVSLPANVYGTTKLPLDFSLLDFALIALGSIVIVLFSAYYPANRASKINLLEVLRNE; this is translated from the coding sequence ATGAAACTTGCTTTTTTTCTGCTTCCCAAATATCTCAAACTAGATCGCACCCAGCCTTTTATTTTTGTCACGGCACTTTTGGCGTTTTTGGGGATTGGGATTGGGGTGATGGTGCTATGTGTGGCGATGGCGATTATGAATGGCGTTTCTAAGGAATTTCGAGAAAAAATTATGCTGATGAATTACCCATTGAGCGTGAAATCTCTGAAAGGAGCGTTGGTGCCACAAGATTTGCTCTATTCGTTGCAGATAGAGTTTCCAGATCTTAGATTTAGCCCTTATGTGCGTTCCCACGCGTTGATCAAAACTCCTTATGGGATCAATCCTGCTGTGATTTTTGGCGTAGATTTTGCACAAGAATCAGAGATCAACCCGATCCTCAAACAAACGCTTGTTGATACAAATGCCCAAGATTTGAAGGATTTTGGTTTGGTTTTGGGGCGTGAGTTTGATGAGGGGTTTGGGATCAAGCCCAAGCAAAAGGTCATCCTTTTTTTCACAGAGCTTGTCCCACATAGTATAGGCTTCACGCCTGTTAGCAAACGATTTGAAGTGCAGGGGTTTTTTCATTCAGGGATTGGTGCTTATGATCGTGCCTATGGCTACACGAGTTTGCAATCCCTGCAAAAGGTGCGTAACATCGCTGATAATCTTTATGATGGGATCCATATTGATTCTGCACAACCTTTGCAAGATTATGAGCGTATTGCCAAATTTTTGAAACAAAGGTTTGGTTATTCTTATTATGTAGAGGGGTGGTGGCACCAAAATGGCAATTTGTTTTCTGCAATGGAGCTTGAAAAACGGGCATTGTTCATCGTTTTGTTGCTGATTATTTTGATGGCTTCACTCAACATTATCAGTTCGCTTTTGATGGTGATTATGAATCGACGCAAAGAGATCGCGTTGCTTTTGAGTATGGGGGCAAGTCAGAAAGAAATCAAAAAGTCTTTTTTTGTTTTGGGCAATAGTATCGGAATGGCGGGGATTTTGTTTGGTTTTGTTCTAGCGTTTGTGGCGATGAAAATCCTAGATAAATTCCCTATTGTTTCATTACCTGCAAATGTCTATGGCACGACAAAATTGCCATTAGATTTCTCTTTGCTAGATTTTGCTTTGATCGCGTTGGGAAGCATTGTGATCGTGCTATTTTCGGCTTATTATCCTGCAAACAGAGCTTCAAAAATCAATCTACTTGAAGTGCTACGCAATGAATAG
- the secA gene encoding preprotein translocase subunit SecA produces the protein MFGTIFGAIFGTRNSRMLKTYEKRVKAINVLESQYQSLSDEELKSAFLALKNRVLEQGACLEDVLNDSFAITREASRRLYDKRHHDVQLIGGMVLHDGKIAEMKTGEGKTLVASLAASLNAMVGKSVHIVTVNDYLAKRDAQDLKELYEFLGYSVGAITSDVGEEERVQIYASDIVYGTNNEFGFDYLRDNMKYSLEQKTQKVHYFAIIDEVDSILIDEARTPLIISGPTNKKMENYQLANSVAQKLENEKDFNIDEKSRVILLTEEGIQKAEQLFGVDNLYNIENASLAHHLDQALKANYLFIKDKDYVLANGEVVIVDEFTGRLSEGRRFSEGLHQAIEAKENVAIKEESQTLADITFQNYFRLYDKLAGMTGTAQTEAGEFLQIYNLDVVSIPTNIPVQRKDLNDLIYKSEKEKFDAVVAKIEELYQKGQPVLVGTASIQKSELLHELLKQRRVPHTVLNAKQHTKEAEIIKDAGKKGAVTIATNMAGRGVDIKIDDEIRELGGLYIIGTERHESRRIDNQLRGRSGRQGDPGVSQFYLSLEDNLLRIFGSDKFKNVMEKLGMKEGEHIESSLVTRTVENAQKKVESLHFESRKHLLEYDDVANEQRKAVYSLRNQLLDENYAIDERIAQDQKELVGQILQEIDDVEQIAPHFKEAFGIELENIQSLDDTEALCDTIVEQLTQKYDQKMSMIDAGARQEIERLVYLQTLDNAWREHLYMMDNLKTGIGLRGYNQKDPLVEYKKESYNLFLEFRALLKSETLKILHWLKLQPHQEEANQKAKKKLEQSAPLFGNKTARNDMCPCGSGKKYKQCHGKSGPKKGLLAQKQ, from the coding sequence ATGTTTGGAACAATTTTTGGTGCGATTTTTGGAACGCGTAATTCTAGAATGCTAAAAACATACGAAAAAAGAGTAAAAGCAATCAATGTGCTAGAATCGCAGTATCAAAGTTTGAGCGATGAGGAGCTAAAAAGTGCATTTTTGGCATTGAAAAATAGGGTGCTAGAGCAGGGGGCATGTTTGGAAGATGTGCTCAATGATAGTTTTGCAATCACTAGAGAGGCTAGTCGTCGTTTGTATGACAAGCGTCATCACGATGTGCAACTTATTGGTGGAATGGTGCTTCACGATGGCAAGATTGCAGAGATGAAAACAGGGGAGGGGAAAACCCTAGTGGCTTCTCTAGCAGCTTCTTTGAATGCGATGGTGGGCAAAAGTGTCCATATCGTAACCGTCAATGATTATCTTGCCAAGAGGGACGCACAAGATCTCAAAGAGCTTTATGAGTTTTTGGGTTATTCTGTGGGGGCAATCACCTCTGATGTGGGGGAAGAAGAGCGTGTGCAGATTTATGCCTCTGACATTGTTTATGGCACCAACAATGAGTTTGGCTTCGATTATTTGCGTGACAATATGAAATATTCTTTGGAGCAAAAAACCCAAAAAGTCCATTATTTTGCCATTATTGATGAGGTGGATTCGATTTTGATTGATGAGGCACGCACGCCGCTTATCATTTCGGGACCCACCAACAAAAAAATGGAAAACTATCAGCTTGCCAATAGCGTAGCCCAAAAGCTTGAGAATGAAAAAGATTTCAATATCGATGAGAAAAGCCGTGTGATACTGCTCACCGAAGAGGGCATACAAAAGGCAGAACAACTATTTGGAGTGGATAATCTCTACAATATCGAAAACGCCTCTTTGGCTCATCATCTAGACCAAGCACTCAAAGCAAATTATCTTTTCATCAAAGACAAAGATTATGTTCTTGCCAATGGTGAGGTGGTGATTGTTGATGAATTCACAGGGCGTTTGAGTGAGGGTAGGCGTTTTAGCGAGGGATTGCATCAAGCCATAGAAGCCAAAGAAAATGTCGCCATCAAAGAAGAGAGCCAAACTCTAGCTGATATTACTTTTCAAAATTACTTCCGTTTGTATGACAAGCTTGCAGGTATGACAGGAACTGCACAAACAGAGGCAGGAGAGTTTTTGCAGATTTACAATCTTGATGTTGTGAGTATCCCTACAAATATTCCGGTGCAACGCAAAGATTTGAATGACTTGATTTACAAAAGTGAAAAAGAAAAATTTGACGCCGTGGTCGCCAAGATTGAGGAGCTATATCAAAAAGGACAGCCTGTCCTTGTTGGGACTGCAAGTATCCAAAAAAGTGAGTTGTTGCACGAATTGCTGAAGCAACGCCGAGTGCCACATACGGTTTTGAATGCCAAACAACACACAAAAGAGGCAGAGATCATCAAAGACGCAGGGAAAAAGGGAGCCGTGACGATTGCGACCAATATGGCAGGGCGTGGTGTGGATATCAAGATTGATGATGAGATTCGTGAGCTTGGGGGATTGTATATCATTGGCACGGAGCGACACGAGAGCCGTAGGATTGACAATCAGCTTAGGGGGCGTAGTGGGCGACAAGGGGATCCGGGTGTCAGTCAGTTTTATTTGAGTTTAGAGGATAATTTGCTCAGAATCTTTGGATCTGATAAGTTTAAAAATGTGATGGAAAAGCTTGGGATGAAAGAGGGGGAGCATATCGAGTCCTCTTTGGTGACAAGAACCGTTGAAAATGCTCAAAAAAAGGTCGAGAGTTTGCATTTTGAATCAAGGAAGCATTTGCTAGAGTATGATGATGTGGCAAACGAGCAACGCAAGGCGGTGTATAGCTTGAGAAACCAGCTTCTAGATGAGAATTATGCGATTGATGAAAGGATTGCACAAGATCAAAAAGAGCTTGTAGGACAAATCTTGCAAGAGATTGATGATGTGGAGCAAATCGCCCCTCATTTCAAAGAAGCGTTTGGGATTGAGCTAGAAAACATCCAGAGCCTTGATGATACAGAAGCGTTGTGCGATACGATTGTGGAGCAACTCACCCAAAAATATGATCAAAAAATGAGTATGATTGATGCAGGTGCGCGTCAAGAAATCGAACGCCTCGTGTATCTGCAAACTCTAGACAATGCTTGGCGTGAGCATTTGTATATGATGGACAATCTCAAAACAGGAATCGGTTTGAGAGGATACAACCAAAAAGATCCATTGGTGGAATACAAAAAAGAGAGCTACAATCTTTTCTTGGAGTTCCGAGCCTTACTCAAAAGCGAGACTTTGAAGATCTTGCATTGGCTCAAATTGCAACCCCATCAAGAAGAAGCCAATCAAAAAGCCAAAAAGAAACTTGAGCAATCCGCCCCACTCTTTGGCAACAAAACCGCAAGAAATGATATGTGCCCTTGTGGCAGTGGCAAAAAATACAAGCAATGTCACGGCAAAAGTGGTCCCAAAAAGGGGCTTCTAGCTCAAAAACAATGA
- the lolA gene encoding LolA-like outer membrane lipoprotein chaperone translates to MKKFLLILALSNALFSLNQKIKSLQADFEQTIQDNQIIYQGKMYIQSSNLAKWEYLTPLKKEIYIIQDTLISYEPNLSQVTFTPIKQQLDFLSIIQHAKQDPQNPNLYFSTINQTLYRLHTSEGIPTTLQYQDTLGNEVLIKLKNVKINPTFPKNFFDFTPPKGVDVIKE, encoded by the coding sequence ATGAAAAAGTTTTTATTAATTTTAGCTTTAAGCAATGCCTTATTTTCTCTTAATCAAAAGATTAAAAGTTTGCAGGCAGACTTTGAACAAACCATTCAAGACAATCAAATCATCTATCAAGGCAAAATGTATATCCAAAGCTCCAATCTAGCCAAATGGGAATATCTCACCCCTCTCAAAAAGGAGATTTATATCATTCAAGATACACTGATTTCTTATGAGCCAAACCTCTCTCAAGTCACCTTCACCCCAATCAAACAACAGCTTGATTTTCTCTCCATCATTCAACACGCCAAGCAAGATCCCCAAAACCCCAACCTCTACTTCTCAACAATCAATCAAACCCTCTATCGTCTGCACACTAGCGAGGGGATTCCCACCACACTACAATATCAAGATACGCTCGGTAATGAAGTATTGATTAAGCTCAAAAATGTCAAAATCAACCCAACATTTCCCAAAAATTTCTTTGATTTTACACCTCCAAAGGGAGTAGATGTGATTAAAGAGTGA